A genomic stretch from Anopheles nili chromosome X, idAnoNiliSN_F5_01, whole genome shotgun sequence includes:
- the LOC128729140 gene encoding high affinity copper uptake protein 1 — MDHNHGGPDDNVADGCPMQMSFHAGSCEVILFPSWATTETGAFVGATIGFFLLAFAYEGLKYGRELLHVSGGSTSGDGPDNKRTLRQALLNRTHVVQTLLHLLQVSVSYILMLIVMTYNCWLFLAVVLGAMCGYYVFGWVRNSSVDPTEHCN; from the exons ATGGATCACAATCATGGCGGTCCGGACGACAACGTCGCGGACGGTTGCCCAATGCAGATGTCC TTCCACGCCGGAAGCTGCGAGGTGATTTTGTTCCCGAGTTGGGCCACAACCGAGACCGGTGCGTTTGTCGGTGCAACGATTGGGTTCTTCCTGTTGGCGTTTGCGTACGAGGGTCTCAAGTATGGTCGCGAACTACTGCACGTCTCAGGCGGGAGCACATCAGGTGATGGACCTGACAACAAACGGACGCTTCG CCAAGCCCTGCTCAACAGGACACACGTCGTGCAGACGTTGCTCCATCTCCTGCAGGTGAGCGTATCGTACATCCTGATGCTGATCGTCATGACCTACAACTGCTGGCTGTTTCTGGCGGTGGTGCTGGGTGCGATGTGCGGGTACTACGTGTTCGGTTGGGTGCGGAACAGCTCCGTCGATCCAACCGAGCACTGTAACTGA